A stretch of Besnoitia besnoiti strain Bb-Ger1 chromosome V, whole genome shotgun sequence DNA encodes these proteins:
- a CDS encoding putative inner membrane translocase subunit TIM17 (encoded by transcript BESB_060850), whose amino-acid sequence MFPSSRGGEISFPARPASSPSSASFGAPTSPFSDFAPSSSRAPETPMDIFLGERYRTLNLAPGELTDEQRQMQQQMLMQQRVEKFFSEGCLMRACLMGTGGGVLGVLFGTFFFSMKPVDVDTTLPFRAQLKQQYQNFLPEVGRSAKNFAKLGFIYSLTECFIQRERAVHDINNAIYAGCVTGATLSYRGGPWAVAVGCAGFAAFSGVMEKLQPFGNMGS is encoded by the exons ATGTTTCCTTCctcacgcggaggcgagatcTCCTTTCCAGCCCGGCCTGCCTCGTCACCGAGCTCTGCTTCGTTCGGCGCGCCCACCTCTCCTTTTTCTGATTTTgcgccctcttcgtcgcgcgcACCGGAGACGCCGATGGACATCTTCCTGGGGGAGCGGTATCGAACGTTGAATCTTGCTCCCGGCGAGTTGACTGACGAACAGAGGCAGATGCAGCAGCAAATGCTGATGCAACAAAGGGTGGAGAAGTTTTTCTCCGAAGGATGCCTAATGCGGGCCTGCCTCATGGGGACTGGCGGAGGCGTGCTCG GCGTCCTTTTCGGCacgttcttcttctccatGAAGCCCGTGGATGTCGACACGACGCTGCCGTTTCGCGCGCAGCTCAAACAACAGTACCAGAACTTCCTGCCTGAAGTCGGGCGCTCGGCTAAGAACTTCGCCAAACTCGGGTTCATCTACTCACTAACCGAGTGCTTCATCCAGCGC GAACGCGCGGTCCACGACATAAACAACGCCATCTACGCCGGCTGTGTCACTGGTGCCACGCTTTCGTATCGAG GAGGGCCCTGGGCAGTTGCAGTCGGATGCGCAGGTTTCGCGGCGTTCTCTGGAGTCATGGAAAAACTTCAGCCTTTTGGGAACATGGGCTCTTAG
- a CDS encoding hypothetical protein (encoded by transcript BESB_060860), with protein MSTLHLDSPRSRGLAGLRASDNFAEFQDYWSECSSDAGVSEGMKGSLKCSPCCQTRPKTVLYIASAGPAVDLSGAEAQQLQEAPEQKSVTNVAADPQLLACTSFGGGTPPTLSTREVLEESNTETSSKPRRASTSAKAKKAGAHVKSGSAKSKDSAKALRGGPATPKNAKASHGAQQGSSRQGKAPGSGVRASSSGTRGKKQAARDTRGKANSANTPAPTAGDEHQLSEGFQASGKQGASVKHAPGEVSVALPEVGAQAVPAVADTSAACSGVSLSRTELADVRADSGLQIDSWDSVSQREFHAAEQRSALLRGASLALQSRPISQLSSSASATAAARSPVNATRLVGPSVDGGFVSDSVPRAWIDVKGQVRANHEILELEKREDDDMVFNKLPQQILPSPPNPAFCLNTERPPQKPAIDIKFRLLSRGEKRPSRIAKLPGGVPVEYEARPVSKTEGEIPGVQVVPPRTGSVRFAVFQVKRRGETAPAVVAYSWRNKKAVQPPAQEGTNVACDLPSCPEGSDQSPEGTGSSPKVGQEQSSVCGAAASALETVCASADSAQQEAAADQLQALPSVAAAETQVPAGYALLQGVWCCTGAAQMPEGDAGQGETQPEAAPGTLGYVYPQCTADGYAAQNEAAWNMPAQQWDPTYASAYGWYQGSNDQWGAYQNEAGPVTEQPQTAPQKGGSPAASSVKGTSMSAVKSDPADTPAKRKAVTPSWRTTPKALSGRKGSTVGRLASGGKQQAKISGRQSAAAGKRGSRSRVSSTSTGNGKAAAAAKASDNASSTPVNVQPYPAEPDAASLHPPLQTGYSAVYMVPTSENPAAPEAQVLVAVPAAPDAGAPGDMPSFAAPVLADDQPSVASQLCACSPLSCKKPGDFSCSLSTVATSDGFTSESKWFFRPSWKVPFSCVDQRETPKSVDEQAFLADLPTHSDVEQVSEPALADASLDASLTDGAASPEMAEASDKEEFSLKTWLANKLSWTTPSGSSEACRECCAPDSEAVNELPKDVQPFDAREDGASPPQMQEELTEVFPPHYVSKSEQTKDGVVPVLFRVLKRRDRRGSAKRGHILLPGGYLRDKVLGLDEGREMVLRDAAGRCVVVAEGARGEIILRGEDGRDIVVSGTYLREMILRGKGSSEVSLREMVQSEDAVESAAKLLSAATFYEGKEEPVFRFRVIQSQRPKDKEKRRLLAFRPPVHVRNLPPSVPESASLGLVDGDARVSGPSPPLSCACPPTLCRSVSAGTEDSVVTMKYEQRSTYVPLPTRGKTVHFVTHYGLESLSARDGSKIVAAPLPGVSSFAAQVARDAAARVAQRQATKKEEVEDLGSESSEDDAEPTEEGGSETSEEGVDEEYYEGGSDEQEETLFDFRKATAWCRSICGEAELFSGPNSYRSDGRVLPSCEREPCTEEVGETQPSDFAYEHTMERTGESEVFARAEGSGILSDRASHTSCVCSRWPCSCLRVSSNRESSSNMSDAIASQSSRPGGEAGTPVSAAAGTPMSAIASERTSQSFCACGRWPCGCSPVASKAAVSSRESGVASGRSSHSGRLSGPVTPLAAEAGTLNSGQASGSTQHAFYECGCWPCGCSPVASKAAVSSRESGVASGRSSPSGRLSEAGTPLAADAGTLNSGQASGSTQPAFCACGCWPCGCSPVASKAAVSSRESGVASGRSSPSGRLSEAGTPLAADAGTLNSGQASGSTQHAFCACGCWPCGCSPVASKAAVSSRESGVASGRSSHSGRLSEAGTPLAADAGTLNSGQASGSTQHAFCACGCWPCGCSPVASKAAVSSRESGVASGRSSPSGRLSEAGTPLAADAGTLNSGQASGSTQHAFCACGCWPCGCSPVASKAAVSSRESEVASGRSSPSGRLSGPGTPLAADAGTLNSGQASGSTQHAFYECGCWPRGSGRPSSEGHMSFRGSDVAMNVSALSGDQLGTPTAADAGTPGSGRVSESASHAFCACGRRPCPCASASPHEDVSSGATRVTSGQRILYVHPSGACRSFVSGGSVGGVAIEGASESAYRGVYVPYVCAPKPFSDSLTAQGRTLVLLQPYPQPPPAHVVMHVADEGNLPRTQMSSKHISTSCCTCLCWPCTCSPASSKKSALTQTGKTTSSHAFLSRNAVATRAVVVDEGVPSDIVRERSSRSLCVCGCWPCTCSPSSRKHLSSRSSTPVSRETSLQHVPFVSNTVVVDGKGTPVATIAEDEKGTPEFPGSPAAGDNDSRDGDRSACTALWSCVPHPPPVFAGNVNESPSPAPAPGQFVGVPVGGMDQTSYVATGSEACYSSASHLVTYQLPEALPEPPPLRTMKIRLPVPPSPELTAGVGTHLTLGSAEETAILPPLVVPVAAPLSRVKIAVLPARNSGPDQE; from the coding sequence ATGTCAACGTTACACTTGGATTCACCACGCTCGCGTGGCCTTGCAGGTCTCCGAGCCTCCGACAACTTTGCGGAGTTCCAAGATTACTGGTCAGAGTGCTCCTCTGATGCAGGGGTTTCTGAGGGCATGAAAGGTTCGCTAAAGTGCTCTCCTTGCTGCCAGACCCGGCCCAAGACGGTTTTGTATATCGCGTCAGCCGGTCCTGCGGTTGACCTCAGTGGCGCTgaagcgcagcagcttcagGAGGCGCCTGAGCAGAAATCCGTGACTAACGTCGCCGCAGATCCCCAGTTGCTGGCGTGTACCTCTTTTGGTGGCGGCACGCCGCCCACACTTTCTACTCGTGAGGTGCTCGAAGAGTCCAACACGGAGACGTCCTCCAAACCCCGCCGTGCGTCTACCTCCGCAAAAGCTAAGAAAGCCGGAGCGCATGTTAAATCAGGATCTGCAAAATCCAAGGACAGTGCAAAAGCACTACGTGGCGGACCCGCAACTCCGAAGAATGCCAAAGCGTCCCACGGTGCCCAGCAAGGCTCTAGTCGCCAGGGAAAGGCGCCGGGCTCCGGGGTAAGGGCGAGCAGTAGCGGGACCCGGGGAAAGAAGCAGGCCGCACGTGATACTCGCGGGAAAGCTAACTCCGCAAACACCCCTGCACCTACCGCAGGCGATGAACATCAACTCTCCGAAGGTTTCCAGGCATCCGGAAAGCAAGGGGCATCTGTCAAGCACGCTCCTGGGGAAGTTTCAGTCGCTCTTCCAGAGGttggcgcgcaggcggtccCTGCTGTCGCGGATAcgtctgccgcctgcagcggcgtaTCTCTCTCGCGTACAGAGCTTGCCGATGTACGTGCGGACAGCGGATTGCAAATCGATTCATGGGATTCAGTATCCCAGCGCGAGTTCCATGCTGCGGAGCAACGGTCAGCACTCCTCCGTGGTGCCTCACTGGCCTTGCAGAGCCGACCCATTTCGCAGCTCTCGTCCAGCGCAAGCGCCACGGCTGCAGCTCGGTCGCCTGTTAACGCTACACGACTGGTGGGTCCCTCAGTGGACGGAGGCTTCGTGAGTGATTCCGTACCACGCGCGTGGATTGATGTGAAGGGACAGGTTCGCGCGAATCATGAGATTCTGGAGCTCGAAAAGCGCGAGGACGATGACATGGTCTTTAACAAGCTGCCACAGCAAATCCTTCCCTCTCCGCCCAATCCAGCCTTCTGTCTGAACACAGAGCGGCCGCCACAGAAACCCGCTATCGATATCAAGTTCcggctcctctctcgcggtgAAAAGCGCCCCAGCCGTATCGCAAAGCTTCCGGGCGGTGTGCCTGTCGAGTACGAAGCTCGTCCAGTCTCAAAGACCGAAGGGGAAATACCGGGAGTGCAGGTCGTTCCTCCGCGCACAGGAAGTGTTCGGTTCGCCGTGTTCCAGGTGAAGCGCCGGGGAGAAACCGCACCCGCTGTTGTGGCATACAGTTGGCGCAACAAGAAGGCGGTGCAGCCTCCCGCGCAAGAGGGAACTAATGTCGCCTGCGACCTCCCATCTTGTCCCGAGGGCAGCGACCAGAGCCCCGAGGGCACCGGCAGCAGCCCAAAAGTAGGCCAGGAACAGTCCTCTGTCTGTGGAGCGGCTGCTTCAGCGCTCGAAACTGTCTGCGCCAGTGCCGATTCGGCGCAGCAAGAAGCTGCGGCTGATCAGCTTCAAGCTCTCCCGTCCGTAGCCGCCGCTGAGACTCAAGTACCTGCAGGATACGCGCTGCTGCAAGGAGTATGGTGCTGCACAGGGGCCGCGCAGATGCctgaaggcgacgccggtcAGGGCGAAACGCAGCCTGAGGCGGCCCCTGGGACCCTGGGATACGTGTACCCCCAGTGCACCGCGGACGGTTACGCGGCTCAGAACGAAGCGGCATGGAACATGCCAGCACAACAGTGGGACCCCACTTATGCCTCCGCGTATGGCTGGTACCAAGGATCGAACGACCAATGGGGTGCGTATCAAAATGAGGCAGGGCCTGTGACTGAACAGCCACAGACAGCGCCCCAGAAAGGAGGTTCTCCAGCTGCATCATCTGTCAAAGGCACGTCGATGTCTGCGGTCAAATCGGATCCGGCTGACACTccggcgaagagaaaggctGTCACACCTTCATGGCGGACCACGCCAAAGGCGCTTTCAGGACGAAAGGGCTCTACGGTGGGAAGGCTGGCGTCAGGAGGTAAGCAGCAGGCAAAGATCAGTGGTCGGCAatctgccgccgcaggcaaACGTGGATCCCGGTCAAGAGTGTCTTCGACTTCAACTGGGAATgggaaggccgcggccgcagccaaAGCGAGTGACAACGCAAGTTCTACGCCTGTGAATGTACAGCCCTACCCAGCGGAGCCTGATGCCGCTTCTCTCCACCCACCACTTCAGACCGGCTATTCGGCTGTCTATATGGTGCCGACGTCTGAGAATCCGGCGGCCCCCGAGGCCCAGGTTTTGGTGGCCGTTCCTGCTGCACCGGACGCCGGTGCACCAGGCGACATGCCATCGTTTGCTGCGCCGGTTCTTGCCGACGACCAGCCATCTGTAGCGTCGCAGctgtgtgcatgcagtcCCTTGAGCTGTAAAAAGCCCGGGGACTTTTCCTGCTCCCTAAGCACGGTGGCAACGTCGGATGGATTCACCTCAGAGTCGAAATGGTTTTTCCGTCCTAGCTGGAAGGTGCCGTTTTCCTGCGTCGATCAGCGAGAAACGCCCAAATCGGTGGACGAGCAGGCTTTTCTGGCGGACTTGCCGACTCACTCCGATGTAGAGCAAGTGTCAGAGCCAGCCTTGGCAGACGCGTCGCTCGATGCATCCCTCACAGATGGAGCCGCATCGCCGGAGATGGCTGAGGCCTCGGACAAGGAGGAGTTTTCGCTGAAGACATGGCTGGCGAATAAGTTGTCGTGGACGACGCCCTCCGGCTCCAGCGAAGCGTGTCGTGAGTGTTGCGCTCCTGACTCGGAAGCCGTGAATGAGCTGCCGAAGGATGTACAGCCGTTTGACGCACGTGAAGacggcgcctctccgccgcagatgcAAGAGGAGCTTACGGAAGTCTTCCCTCCGCACTACGTCTCCAAAAGCGAGCAGACGAAAGACGGCGTTGTTCCAGTGCTATTTCGTGTGCTCAAACGGCGCGATAGGCGCGGCTCCGCAAAGCGCGGCCACATACTACTGCCTGGTGGCTACCTGCGCGACAAGGTCTTAGGTCTAGACGAAGGACGCGAAATGGTTTTGCGAGATGCTGCTGgacgctgcgtcgtcgtcgctgagGGAGCAAGAGGCGAAATCATCTTACGAGGAGAGGACGGACGGGACATCGTCGTCAGTGGGACGTACCTGCGAGAAATGATCCTCCGCGGTAAAGGATCGAGCGAGGTTTCCTTGAGGGAGATGGTCCAAAGCGAAGATGCGGTAGAGTCAGCTGCAAAGCTCCTGTCAGCCGCTACCTTCTACGAAGGGAAAGAAGAACCTGTATTCCGCTTCCGCGTGATTCAGTCCCAGAGGCCGAAAGACAAGGAGAAGAGACGTCTTTTGGCATTCCGACCCCCTGTTCACGTGCGGAACCTGCCACCGTCAGTGCCTGAGTCCGCTTCTCTCGGTCTGGTAGACGGTGACGCACGCGTAAGCGGTCCCAGTCCTCCGTTGAGCTGTGCGTGCCCTCCGACGCTctgccgcagcgtctccgccgggaCCGAAGACTCGGTCGTGACGATGAAGTATGAGCAGCGAAGCACGTACGTGCCTTTGCCCACGCGAGGCAAGACTGTCCACTTCGTGACCCACTACGGGCTTGAGAGCTTATCTGCCAGGGACGGAAGCAAGATTGTTGCCGCTCCGCTTCCGGGTGTGTCCTCGTTCGCCGCCCAAGTAGCGAGAGATGCTGCGGCACGAGTTGCACAGCGTCAGGCAACGAAAAAGGAGGAGGTTGAGGACTTGGGGAGCGAGTCATCAGAGGACGATGCGGAGCCCACTGAGGAAGGGGGATCCGAGACAAGCGAGGAAGGAGTTGACGAGGAGTATTATGAAGGCGGTAGCGATGAGCAGGAGGAAACGTTGTTTGATTTCAGAAAAGCAACTGCATGGTGCAGGAGCATCTGTGGAGAGGCAGAGCTCTTCAGCGGCCCGAATTCATACCGAAGTGACGGACGCGTGTTACCGTCATGCGAGCGCGAACCATGTACTGAGGAGGTGGGAGAGACCCAACCGTCCGACTTCGCTTATGAACACACAATGGAGCGTACCGGCGAATCCGAGGTCTTTGCGAGAGCTGAGGGCTCTGGAATATTGTCGGACCGCGCCTCGCACACTTCTTGCGTGTGTAGTCGTTGGCCATGCAGCTGCTTGCGGGTCTCGTCCAACAGGGAGTCCTCTTCCAATATGAGTGACGCTATCGCGAGTCAATCGTCCCGCCCTGGAGGTGAAGCTGGGacgcctgtctctgctgccgcaggcaCGCCCATGTCAGCAATAGCTTCCGAGCGTACTTCGCAgtccttctgcgcctgcgggcgtTGGCCCTGCGGGTGCTCGCCGGTCGCATCGAAGGCAgcagtctcctcgcgtgAGAGTGGAGTGGCTTCCGGGCGGTCCTCGCATTCAGGTCGTTTGTCCGGGCCTGTGACGCCTCTGGCGGCAGAAGCAGGCACACTCAACTCTGGGCAAGCTTCAGGAAGCACGCAGCACGCTTTCTATGAGTGTGGATGTTGGCCCTGCGGGTGCTCGCCGGTCGCATCGAAGGCAgcagtctcctcgcgtgAGAGTGGAGTGGCTTCCGGGCGGTCCTCGCCTTCAGGTCGTTTGTCCGAGGCTGGGACGCCTctggcggcagacgcaggcacaCTCAACTCTGGACAAGCTTCAGGAAGCACGCAGCCCGCGTTTTGTGCTTGTGGATGTTGGCCCTGCGGGTGCTCGCCGGTCGCATCGAAGGCAgcagtctcctcgcgtgAGAGTGGAGTGGCTTCCGGGCGGTCCTCGCCTTCAGGTCGTTTGTCCGAGGCTGGGACGCCTctggcggcagacgcaggcacaCTCAACTCTGGGCAAGCTTCAGGAAGCACGCAGCACGCGTTTTGTGCTTGTGGATGTTGGCCCTGCGGGTGCTCGCCGGTCGCATCGAAGGCAgcagtctcctcgcgtgAGAGTGGAGTGGCTTCCGGGCGGTCCTCGCATTCAGGTCGTTTGTCCGAGGCTGGGACGCCTctggcggcagacgcaggcacaCTCAACTCTGGGCAAGCTTCAGGAAGCACGCAGCACGCGTTTTGTGCTTGTGGATGTTGGCCCTGCGGGTGCTCGCCGGTCGCATCGAAGGCAgcagtctcctcgcgtgAGAGTGGAGTGGCTTCCGGGCGGTCCTCGCCTTCAGGTCGTTTGTCCGAGGCTGGGACGCCTctggcggcagacgcaggcacaCTCAACTCTGGGCAAGCTTCAGGAAGCACGCAGCACGCGTTTTGTGCTTGTGGATGTTGGCCCTGCGGGTGCTCGCCGGTCGCATCGAAGGCAgcagtctcctcgcgtgAGAGTGAAGTGGCTTCCGGGCGGTCCTCGCCTTCAGGTCGTTTGTCCGGGCCTGGGACGCCTctggcggcagacgcaggcacaCTCAACTCTGGGCAAGCTTCAGGAAGCACGCAGCACGCTTTCTATGAGTGTGGATGTTGGCCCCGCGGGTCTGGGCGGCCATCTTCCGAGGGGCACATGTCCTTTAGAGGCAGTGATGTGGCCATGAATGTGTCGGCGCTGTCCGGGGATCAACTCGGGACACCTACGGCTGCAGATGCAGGCACGCCCGGTTCAGGAAGAGTTTCAGAAAGTGCTTCGCATGCTTTCTGCGCATGTGGTCGGCGGCCCTGCCCATGTGCGTCGGCTTCGCCCCACGAAGATGTGTCCTCTGGGGCCACTAGGGTCACGTCTGGTCAGCGTATTCTCTACGTGCATCCGTCTGGAGCCTGCCGGTCGTTTgtcagcggaggcagcgtgGGGGGGGTTGCCATCGAAGGCGCGTCGGAGTCCGCATACAGAGGCGTTTATGTGCCCTATGTGTGTGCCCCTAAGCCGTTCAGTGATAGCCTCACTGCGCAGGGTAGGACTCTGGTTTTGCTTCAACCATatccgcagccgcctccggcCCACGTCGTGATGCATGTTGCGGATGAAGGCAACCTGCCGCGTACTCAGATGTCTTCTAAACACATCTCGACGTCATGCTGCACGTGTCTTTGTTGGCCCTGCACTTGCTCGCCGGCATCCTCGAAAAAGAGCGCACTTACGCAGACCGGCAAGACGACCTCTAGCCACGCATTCTTGTCCCGAAACGCGGTGGCAACCAGGGCCGTGGTCGTCGACGAGGGGGTGCCATCTGATATCGTTCGTGAACGTTCGTCGCGATCCCTTTGTGTATGTGGCTGCTGGCCTTGCACTTGCTCTCCTTCATCTAGAAAGCACCTCTCCTCGAGATCTAGCACGCCTGTGTCACGCGAAACATCGCTGCAGCATGTTCCTTTTGTGAGCAATACGGTCGTGGTTGACGGAAAAGGCACCCCAGTTGCTACGATCGCTGAAGATGAGAAAGGCACTCCAGAATTCCCGGGCtctcccgccgcgggcgacaaCGATTCGAGAGATGGCGACAGGTCTGCCTGCACAGCTCTGTGGAGCTGCGTCCCTCATCCGCCTCCGGTTTTCGCCGGTAACGTCAACGAATCTCCGTCACCCGCGCCTGCTCCTGGTCAATTTGTCGGCGTACCCGTTGGTGGAATGGATCAAACGTCATATGTGGCAACAGGATCCGAGGCGTGCTACTCCTCAGCATCACACCTTGTCACGTACCAACTTCCTGAAGCGCTGCCAGAGCCTCCTCCCCTACGGACTATGAAGATTCGCCTGCCTGTCCCACCTTCTCCAGAATTGACCGCTGGTGTGGGAACTCATTTGACGTTAGGCTccgcagaagagacggcgATTCTTCCACCACTCGTGGTGCCTGTTGCCGCACCGCTGAGCCGAGTGAAGATCGCagtgctgccggcgcggaaCTCGGGCCCTGATCAGGAGTGA